In a single window of the Pseudomonadota bacterium genome:
- a CDS encoding thioesterase family protein yields MLEITVRSSHIDMFGHVNNAKYIEFLEWDRVQMAEDHGVDFMGMVAEGIGPAVVHLEVNYRREASMGDILVIDTRAVELKNDKVGTLEQTITNKKSGEIICDAVITFVMFDLHRRKSVPMPEAMKKFFLKSS; encoded by the coding sequence ATGCTGGAAATAACCGTCCGCTCAAGCCACATTGACATGTTCGGACATGTCAATAATGCCAAGTACATTGAATTCCTGGAATGGGATCGGGTGCAGATGGCGGAAGACCATGGCGTTGATTTTATGGGCATGGTGGCAGAAGGCATCGGCCCGGCAGTGGTTCATCTTGAAGTCAATTATCGTAGAGAAGCTTCCATGGGGGACATCCTGGTTATTGATACCCGGGCGGTTGAGCTCAAAAATGATAAAGTGGGGACTCTTGAACAGACAATCACCAACAAAAAAAGTGGTGAGATTATCTGTGACGCGGTGATTACTTTTGTCATGTTTGACCTGCACCGGCGAAAAAGTGTTCCCATGCCTGAGGCAATGAAAAAGTTTTTTTTGAAGAGTTCATAA
- a CDS encoding class II aldolase/adducin family protein, whose protein sequence is MRESYLLLLCDYGRRMITDRLTTGTGGNLSIYDRDRDLIAITPSGKPYEQLTPDEISIISPEGKHIDGQPPSSEWPLHTAVYLKRPDINAIVHTHSRFATTFAILRQPIPACHYLIAVSGANQVRVAPYATFGSDELARQTVAGLEKDNCILMANHGLLAVGKDIHQAYNIALYIEEVAELYYQTRAIGTPVLLTGKEMDAARERFKTYGNKPASS, encoded by the coding sequence ATGCGTGAATCATATTTATTACTCCTCTGCGATTATGGACGCCGGATGATAACCGACCGGCTGACCACTGGAACCGGCGGCAACCTGAGCATTTATGACCGCGACCGGGACCTGATTGCCATCACTCCGAGCGGCAAACCTTACGAACAGCTGACCCCCGATGAAATCAGTATCATAAGCCCGGAAGGTAAACATATTGACGGTCAACCACCTTCAAGCGAATGGCCTTTGCATACCGCAGTCTATCTGAAGCGTCCTGACATCAACGCCATTGTTCACACCCACTCCCGTTTTGCCACCACTTTTGCCATCCTGCGCCAGCCGATTCCGGCCTGCCACTACCTGATTGCCGTTTCCGGTGCCAACCAGGTCAGAGTAGCCCCTTATGCCACCTTCGGCAGCGATGAGCTGGCCCGGCAGACAGTAGCCGGCCTGGAAAAAGACAACTGCATCCTGATGGCCAACCATGGTCTGCTGGCAGTGGGGAAAGACATTCACCAAGCCTACAATATCGCCCTTTATATTGAGGAAGTAGCTGAACTTTACTACCAGACCCGGGCTATCGGCACCCCGGTACTGCTGACCGGAAAAGAAATGGACGCGGCCCGCGAACGTTTTAAAACTTACGGCAACAAGCCAGCATCGAGCTGA